In Gouania willdenowi chromosome 17, fGouWil2.1, whole genome shotgun sequence, one DNA window encodes the following:
- the hectd3 gene encoding E3 ubiquitin-protein ligase HECTD3 isoform X2, translating into MKRETVVNKLILTVDSTDDNYMPKRVTVYGGEGDNLKKLSDVTIDDNLIGEVCVLEDMTSHLPIIEVRIEECRDEGIDVRIRGLKIKSSCDRDLGLNADVFQSSNLVRYPRLQGTLPDVLYRRALVIQRFITLLDSVMPHVVPAWDYSLGTFSQIKSIKQFMLLSKRRAALITQCLKDSETSKPNFMPRLYINRRLAMEHRDNPSLDSSCKNAVFNQVFEGLKPSEKFEKTLDYRWPARYDQWWECKFIAEGIIDQGGGFRDSLADMSEELCPSSAECPMALPFFTRTSNQGSLEARDYYVPNPSCKEIHKYEWIGQLMGAALRGKDFLVLALPGLVWKQLTGETISWNKDFPAVDSVLVNLLEAMENMDQETFEFRFGEELVYTTLTSDGEIVELIPGGSNVAVHYDDRSEFIRLVQKTRLEESKQQIAAMQAGLLKVVPQAVLDLLTWQEVERKVCGDPEITVEALKRLTRYEDLEQTDVRVQYLWEALTNFTNEDRSRFLRFVTGRSRLPAPIYVIPDKQGSETTDALPQSSTCSSTLYLPNYPSAKVCEEKLRYAAYNCVAIDTDMSPWEE; encoded by the exons TAAGCTCATACTGACTGTGGACTCAACGGATGACAACTACATGCCCAAGAGAGTCACAGTTTATGGAGGTGAAGGGGACAACCTGAAGAAGTTGAGTGATGTCACCATAGACGA TAATCTAATCGGCgaagtgtgtgtgttggaggaTATGACCTCACATTTACCCATCATTGAAGTTCGAATTGAAGAATGTAGAG atgagGGAATCGACGTTCGGATTCGAGGCTTGAAGATCAAGTCATCGTGTGACAGAGACCTTGGGCTGAACGCTGATGTTTTCCAGTCCTCCAACTTGGTGCGTTACCCTCGTCTGCAGGGCACGCTGCCTGACGTTTTGTACCGCAGAGCATTAGTCATCCAGAG GTTTATCACTTTGTTAGACAGTGTGATGCCACATGTGGTGCCAGCCTGGGATTACAGTCTCGGGACTTTCAGCCAGATTAAA AGTATAAAGCAGTTTATGTTGCTGTCAAAGCGACGTGCAGCCCTCATCACTCAGTGCCTCAAGGACTCAGAAACCAGTAAGCCCAACTTCATGCCTCGACTCTACATCAACAGACGCCTCGCCATGGAGCACCGAGACAATCCGTCTTTAGACTCCAGCTGCAAGAATGCTGTGTTCAATCAG GTCTTTGAGGGTCTCAAGCCCtctgaaaaatttgaaaagacGTTGGATTAcag GTGGCCTGCTCGCTACGACCAGTGGTGGGAGTGTAAATTCATTGCTGAAGGGATCATCGACCAAGGCGGTGGATTTCGCGACAGCCTGGCAGACATGTCAGAGGAGCTCTGCCCCAGCTCAGCCGAGTGTCCCATGGCTTTACCCTTCTTCACTCGCACATCCAACCAG GGCTCCTTGGAGGCCAGAGATTACTATGTCCCTAACCCATCATGTAAAGAGATTCACAAATACGAGTGGATCGGTCAGCTAATGGGAGCTGCTCTCCGAGGTAAAGACTTCCTG GTCTTGGCTCTACCTGGTCTGGTTTGGAAACAGCTGACAGGGGAGACGATCAGCTGGAACAAAGACTTTCCTGCTGTTGACTCTGTGTTG GTAAACCTGCTGGAGGCCATGGAAAACATGGACCAGGAGACGTTTGAGTTCAGGTTCGGGGAGGAGCTGGTCTACACCACCCTGACGTCTGACGGTGAGATTGTGGAGCTCATTCCTGGTGGCAGTAACGTAGCGGTTCACTACGATGACCGCAGCGAGTTCATCCGCCTGGTGCAGAAGACTCGGTTAGAGGAGAGTAAACAGCAG ATAGCAGCCATGCAGGCAGGGCTGCTCAAAGTGGTTCCTCAGGCAGTGCTGGACCTGCTCACGTGGCAGGAAGTGGAACGGAAAGTGTGCGGAGACCCAGAGATCACAGTCGAAGCATTGAAACGCCTCA CGCGCTATGAAGACCTGGAACAGACTGATGTGAGAGTGCAGTATTTATGGGAAGCACTCACAAACTTCACCAATG AGGACCGCAGCCGGTTTCTGAGGTTTGTAACCGGAAGAAGTCGGCTTCCTGCACCCATTTACGTCATCCCTGACAAACAGGG CTCTGAAACTACAGATGCACTCCCACAGTCTTCCACATGTTCCAGCACGCTGTATCTACCAAACTATCCAag TGCAAAGGTGTGTGAGGAGAAGCTGCGTTATGCTGCTTACAACTGTGTGGCCATTGATACCGACATGAGCCCCTGGGAGGAGTGA
- the rps8a gene encoding small ribosomal subunit protein eS8, with protein MGISRDNWHKRRKTGGKRKPYHKKRKYELGRPPANTKIGVRRIHTVRVRGGNKKYRALRLDGGNFSWGSECCTRKTRIIDVVYNASNNELVRTKTLVKNCIVLVDSLPFRHWYEAHFATPLGRKKGAKLTPEEEEVLNKKRSKKTQKKYDERKKTAKISTLLEEQFQQGKLLACIASRPGQCGRADGYILEGKELEFYLRKIKAKKGK; from the exons ATGG GTATCTCCAGGGACAACTGGCATAAACGCCGCAAGACAGGCGGTAAACGCAAGCCCTACCATAAGAAGAGGAAGTATGAGCTCGGACGTCCCCCAGCAAACACAAAG ATTGGAGTTCGTCGCATCCACACAGTGAGAGTCCGAGGTGGAAACAAGAAGTATCGTGCTCTGAGGTTGGACGGTGGCAACTTCTCATGGGGCTCTGAGT GCTGCACACGCAAGACCAGGATCATTGATGTGGTCTACAATGCGTCCAACAACGAGCTGGTCAGAACCAAGACCCTGGTGAAGAACTGCATTGTTCTGGTCGACAGCCTTCCCTTCAGACATTGGTATGAGGCACACTTCGCCACTCCTCTGGGACGCAAAAAGGGAGCCAAGCTG actccagaagaggaggaggttcTCAACAAAAAGAGGTCTAAGAAAACCCAGAAGAAGTACGACGAACGTAAAAAGACGGCAAAGATCAGCACACTTCTGGAGGAGCAGTTTCAGCAGGGAAAACTGCTTG CGTGCATCGCCTCCAGACCGGGCCAGTGTGGCAGGGCTGATGGCTACATCTTAGAAGGCAAAGAACTTGAGTTCTACCTGAGGAAGATCAAGGCCAAAAAAGGCAAATAG